A portion of the Chiloscyllium punctatum isolate Juve2018m chromosome 5, sChiPun1.3, whole genome shotgun sequence genome contains these proteins:
- the penkb gene encoding proenkephalin b → MAVLWKCHCLVLALCASLMGVGADCDQDCAYCAYQLAGHLTEFNPLGCTLECEGKLPPGKAWEMCKELEEAHDDSQSFPKSDKEKEEQHLLLSKKYGGFIKRYGGFMKKADSNDAYISEVDDENKGREILSKRYGGFMKKDIESPSSVESTDILRELLNLRELNEQKHYLDNINTDNHSKITKRYGGFMNGFKRISELEDLPELQKRYGGFMRRFGKPDYQKRYGGFMKRWNDAVIPSDEDGEIYSKEVPEFDKRYGGFMRI, encoded by the exons ATGGCGGTACTGTGGAAGTGCCATTGCCTGGTGTTGGCCTTGTGTGCCTCCTTGATGGGGGTCGGGGCAGACTGTGACCAGGACTGTGCTTACTGCGCCTACCAACTGGCCGGTCATTTGACAGAGTTTAACCCGCTG GGTTGTACATTAGAGTGTGAAGGTAAACTGCCACCAGGAAAGGCGTGGGAAATGTGTAAGGAGCTGGAGGAAGCTCACGATGACAGTCAAAGTTTTCCTAAGAGTGACAAAGAGAAGGAAGAACAACACCTACTTTTGAGTAAAAAATATGGCGGCTTCATAAAACGTTATGGAGGTTTCATGAAAAAAGCGGACAGCAATGATGCATACATTTCCGAAGTTGATGATGAAAATAAAGGAAGAGAAATACTGAGTAAGCGCTATGGAGGGTTTATGAAGAAGGACATtgagagcccttcatcagtagaATCTACTGACATTCTGCGAGAGCTGCTTAACTTGAGGGAACTTAATGAACAGAAGCATTACCTAGATAACATCAACACTGACAACCATAGCAAAATCACAAAGCGGTATGGAGGATTCATGAATGGATTTAAGAGAATCTCTGAAttagaagatttaccagaattgCAAAAAAGATATGGAGGCTTCATGAGAAGATTTGGAAAACCAGATTACCAAAAAAGATATGGTGGATTTATGAAACGTTGGAACGATGCTGTCATTCCTTCTGATGAAGATGGTGAAATTTATTCCAAAGAAGTTCCTGAATTTGATAAGCGATATGGTGGATTTATGAGAATTTAG